The following proteins are encoded in a genomic region of Glycine max cultivar Williams 82 chromosome 18, Glycine_max_v4.0, whole genome shotgun sequence:
- the LOC100780407 gene encoding fasciclin-like arabinogalactan protein 10 — translation MAHILPFLLLTLLAATASAHNITDILAANPDYSDFNGFLSQTGLAGEINTRQTITVLVLNNAALSAVAAKHPLSVVKNLLSLHILLDYFDNTKLHQIPNGTTLSTTLYQTTGNANGNVGSVNITDLKGGKVGFGSAAPGSKLDSSYTKSVKQIPYNISVMEISAPIISPGILAAPPPSADVNITALIEKAGCKTFASLISSNGLIKTFQSTADKGLTIFAPNDEAFKAKGVPDLSKLTNAEVVSLLQYHAAAKYLPVGSLKTTKDSINTLASNGAGKFDLTVSVAGDSLTLHTGVDSSRIAETILDSTPLSIYSVDSVLLPPELFAKSPSPAPAPGPVTAPSPSPVSTPSEAPSPLPASPPAPAGETPAGAPADAPSSEAERSTSGKSDGVHVKASATLTVAVIALSAFVISATFM, via the coding sequence ATGGCTCACATTCTCCCTTTCCTCCTCCTCACCCTCCTCGCCGCCACCGCCTCCGCCCACAATATCACCGACATTCTCGCCGCCAACCCCGACTACAGCGACTTCAACGGCTTCCTCTCCCAAACCGGCCTCGCCGGCGAAATCAACACCCGCCAGACCATCACCGTCCTCGTCCTCAACAACGCCGCCCTCTCCGCCGTGGCCGCAAAACACCCCCTCTCCGTCGTCAAAAACCTCCTCAGCCTCCACATCCTCCTCGACTACTTCGACAACACAAAGCTCCACCAGATCCCCAACGGCACCACGCTCTCCACCACTCTCTACCAAACCACCGGCAATGCCAACGGCAACGTCGGCTCCGTCAACATCACCGACCTCAAAGGCGGTAAGGTTGGCTTCGGCTCCGCTGCTCCCGGCTCCAAACTCGACTCCTCCTACACCAAATCCGTCAAACAAATCCCCTACAACATCTCCGTCATGGAAATCAGCGCGCCGATCATTTCGCCGGGGATCCTCGCGGCTCCGCCTCCCTCAGCCGACGTTAACATAACGGCACTCATCGAAAAAGCCGGATGCAAAACGTTCGCCTCACTCATCTCCTCTAACGGACTCATTAAAACGTTTCAGTCAACGGCGGATAAAGGTTTGACTATTTTCGCTCCTAACGATGAAGCGTTTAAGGCGAAAGGCGTACCTGATTTGAGCAAGCTCACGAACGCTGAAGTTGTTTCGCTCTTACAGTATCACGCCGCCGCTAAGTATCTTCCCGTTGGATCTCTGAAAACGACGAAGGATTCAATTAACACGTTGGCCTCCAACGGCGCCGGAAAGTTCGATTTGACCGTTTCCGTCGCCGGAGATTCCCTTACGCTCCACACCGGAGTCGATTCCTCGAGGATAGCGGAGACGATTCTCGATTCCACTCCGCTTTCAATTTATTCTGTGGACAGCGTTCTTCTTCCGCCGGAGCTGTTCGCGAAGTCGCCGTCTCCTGCCCCGGCGCCGGGACCGGTTACTGCGCCTTCTCCCTCGCCGGTGTCAACTCCATCGGAAGCACCTTCGCCGCTTCCGGCATCGCCTCCGGCTCCAGCGGGAGAGACTCCTGCCGGTGCTCCGGCGGATGCACCGTCCTCGGAGGCTGAGCGGAGCACTTCCGGCAAGAGTGACGGTGTTCACGTGAAAGCTTCTGCGACTCTCACTGTTGCAGTGATTGCATTGTCTGCCTTTGTGATTTCTGCTAcctttatgtaa